A window of Candidatus Afararchaeum irisae contains these coding sequences:
- a CDS encoding NAD(P)-dependent oxidoreductase encodes MKVGFIGLGSMGAPMAWNVRDAGYGLCVYNRTRDKTKPFAEEGVEVAKTPAELSETSDVVVTMVTDGDALIDVLRSDEGALAPEVEPTVFVNMSTISHDATIEAASLIEDEGAEFVDSPVSGTVGPAEEGTLTVLASGDEDTVDEYRPLLSAMGDPVVYCGDIGQGTNMKLTINLLLGDMMQAFSEALVFGEKKGLDTDDVFEVIESSPLSSTLYDIKGDMIRQDDFEPRFSVDLLFKDLSLALEAAGDDGLPLPATAASREALNAVRGLGHGDEDMAAAVKGLEETAGVRVRDDDD; translated from the coding sequence ATGAAGGTCGGATTCATAGGTCTCGGGTCGATGGGAGCACCGATGGCTTGGAACGTCCGCGACGCAGGCTACGGTCTCTGTGTCTACAACAGGACGAGGGACAAGACCAAGCCTTTCGCCGAGGAGGGAGTAGAGGTCGCCAAAACTCCCGCTGAACTGTCTGAGACCTCGGACGTGGTCGTGACTATGGTGACCGACGGCGACGCCCTCATCGACGTTCTTCGAAGCGACGAAGGCGCTCTCGCTCCCGAAGTCGAACCGACTGTCTTCGTCAACATGAGTACCATATCACACGATGCGACCATAGAGGCAGCGTCCCTCATAGAAGACGAGGGCGCCGAGTTCGTAGACTCGCCCGTCTCGGGAACTGTCGGACCTGCCGAAGAGGGAACACTCACAGTACTAGCATCGGGCGACGAGGATACAGTCGACGAGTACCGTCCACTTCTCTCGGCTATGGGTGATCCCGTCGTCTACTGTGGTGACATCGGACAGGGCACCAACATGAAACTCACCATAAACCTCCTCCTAGGAGACATGATGCAGGCGTTCTCGGAGGCTCTCGTCTTCGGTGAGAAGAAAGGTCTCGACACCGACGATGTCTTCGAGGTAATCGAGTCGAGCCCTCTCTCCTCAACACTCTACGACATTAAGGGAGATATGATACGCCAGGACGACTTCGAGCCGAGATTCTCGGTCGATCTACTCTTCAAGGATCTCAGCCTCGCTCTCGAAGCCGCGGGTGACGATGGTCTGCCGCTTCCCGCTACAGCCGCCTCGCGCGAGGCACTCAACGCAGTACGTGGACTGGGGCACGGAGACGAGGACATGGCTGCGGCAGTCAAGGGGCTTGAGGAGACCGCAGGCGTCCGCGTCAGGGACGATGACGACTAA
- a CDS encoding ATP-grasp domain-containing protein: MATDTRLLLSHESESNSRVSRRLSEHGIDCVTFEPSERVYSLDSDGVPDADVGLVYPSRLIEGGVVTAVGELDWINGAEEVMTSRNKADCLVRLRRDGVAVPDTRFVSNPVEDDDVAAAFEEIDGKTVVKPNSSTRGNGVTVVEDTDSLLGVTDYLDVIHESPLVYDRTFLLQEYIEDARDYRVMVVDGDYVGAVERRSEGWKHNVHRGAEAVSVTPDDEVVTLAEEAAESLGIDFCGVDLLQNQNRAVVNEVNARPTVDTRDKYEDTFYTRLARLVEKVAEEAKTPQNAD, encoded by the coding sequence ATGGCTACGGATACCAGGCTCCTCCTGTCCCACGAGTCGGAGTCGAACTCACGTGTCTCACGCCGTCTCTCCGAACACGGAATAGACTGTGTGACCTTCGAACCCTCGGAACGTGTCTACTCACTCGACTCCGACGGTGTTCCCGACGCAGACGTCGGACTCGTCTATCCCAGCAGACTCATAGAAGGCGGAGTCGTAACTGCAGTCGGTGAGCTGGACTGGATCAACGGAGCCGAGGAGGTTATGACTTCGAGAAACAAAGCCGACTGTCTCGTGCGTCTGAGACGTGACGGCGTAGCCGTGCCCGATACCCGGTTTGTCTCTAACCCCGTCGAAGACGACGATGTCGCCGCGGCTTTCGAGGAGATAGACGGAAAGACGGTCGTCAAGCCCAACTCGTCGACTCGCGGAAACGGTGTCACGGTCGTCGAAGACACCGACTCCCTCTTAGGCGTGACCGACTACCTCGATGTCATACACGAGTCGCCACTCGTCTACGACAGGACGTTCCTCTTACAGGAGTACATTGAGGACGCGCGCGACTACAGGGTCATGGTAGTAGACGGCGACTACGTCGGCGCGGTCGAGAGACGTTCGGAGGGATGGAAACACAACGTACACAGGGGGGCTGAGGCTGTCTCGGTCACCCCTGACGACGAAGTCGTGACTCTCGCCGAGGAAGCCGCCGAGTCACTCGGGATAGACTTCTGCGGGGTCGACCTCCTCCAGAACCAGAACCGCGCGGTCGTCAACGAGGTCAACGCGCGTCCGACAGTCGACACGCGTGACAAGTACGAAGACACCTTCTACACGCGTCTCGCGCGCCTCGTTGAGAAAGTCGCCGAAGAGGCGAAAACGCCTCAGAACGCTGATTAA
- a CDS encoding SDR family NAD(P)-dependent oxidoreductase: MMLDNQVAIVTGGSQGLGKEISFQFAEEGADVVLAARSEDKIQENADEINESDEYPGSAMAVATDVSDEDAVENLVDETLDEYGTVDILVNNAAIGGPSKYIENLASEKWRQILDINLTGAYYCTKKVVPILKEKEDGRIINISSTGGKKPYPLRCAYATTKTGIIGFGRSIADELGQWNINVNTVCPGPIKSPRIDRMIENRAEERDISFEKAKKAYTKGSMFRRFVTNEEVANMVVFLASEKGKGVTGQDINVSVGMYSD; the protein is encoded by the coding sequence ATGATGTTAGATAATCAGGTTGCAATAGTCACGGGAGGCAGCCAAGGTCTCGGAAAGGAGATATCTTTCCAGTTTGCTGAGGAGGGTGCCGACGTGGTTCTTGCGGCGCGTAGCGAGGACAAGATACAGGAGAACGCCGACGAGATAAACGAGAGCGACGAGTATCCCGGAAGCGCGATGGCGGTCGCCACCGACGTCTCTGACGAGGACGCAGTCGAGAACCTAGTCGACGAGACCCTCGACGAGTACGGTACTGTCGACATTCTCGTCAACAACGCCGCGATAGGCGGACCCTCGAAGTACATAGAGAACCTCGCGTCCGAGAAATGGAGACAGATTCTCGACATCAACCTCACTGGAGCCTACTACTGTACGAAGAAAGTCGTCCCGATACTCAAGGAGAAAGAAGACGGACGTATCATAAATATATCGTCGACGGGAGGAAAGAAGCCGTACCCCCTCCGCTGTGCCTACGCCACGACGAAGACGGGAATAATAGGCTTCGGACGTTCGATAGCCGACGAACTCGGACAGTGGAACATCAACGTCAACACCGTCTGCCCGGGTCCCATCAAGTCGCCACGTATCGACCGTATGATAGAGAACCGCGCAGAGGAGCGTGACATCTCGTTCGAGAAGGCTAAGAAGGCATACACGAAGGGATCGATGTTCAGGAGGTTTGTCACCAACGAGGAGGTCGCCAACATGGTCGTCTTCCTCGCGAGTGAGAAGGGCAAGGGGGTCACGGGACAGGACATCAACGTCTCAGTCGGAATGTACTCCGACTAA
- a CDS encoding HD domain-containing protein produces MSDTKTKTVKDAVHDHIQVEDVALDLLDTPEMQRLRHIRQLGTAYLVYPSANHTRFEHSLGVYHLAKKAMKSLGVDGRDAEAISAASLLHDVGHTPFSHTVEDVVEEYTGKRHDEVDGILEGNISEVLENHDLDPHRIARLIRGEGRLGQIVSGKLDVDRMDYLVRDAHHTGVPYGTIDSTRLILELELHDGDLVLGEGNVQTAEALLIARSLMHPTVYSHHVARISKAMLKRATRRLVETTDLTGDDVRRMDDHQLVVSLRQSPETADLGRRIVERRLYKRAVWEPYQRLPNSVEDGASVRDFEDEIGSEAGVDPRRIILDVSPPPEIDETSASVLVDGDKKTIDEASRLVGDLRASLVDQWKYGVYCPQEDIEDVASAFESLCV; encoded by the coding sequence ATGTCAGATACTAAGACTAAGACAGTAAAGGACGCCGTCCACGACCACATACAGGTCGAAGACGTAGCTCTCGACCTCCTCGACACCCCGGAGATGCAGCGTCTCCGACATATACGTCAGTTGGGAACTGCGTACCTCGTCTACCCGAGTGCGAACCACACGCGTTTCGAACACTCTCTGGGTGTCTACCATCTCGCCAAGAAGGCGATGAAAAGCTTAGGAGTCGACGGTAGAGATGCCGAGGCGATAAGTGCGGCTTCTCTACTCCACGACGTCGGACACACCCCGTTCTCACACACAGTAGAGGACGTCGTCGAGGAGTACACCGGGAAGAGACACGACGAGGTCGACGGTATTCTCGAAGGTAATATCTCCGAGGTTCTCGAGAACCACGACCTCGACCCTCACCGGATAGCACGTCTCATCAGAGGGGAGGGAAGACTCGGACAGATAGTCTCGGGGAAGTTAGACGTCGACAGGATGGACTACCTCGTGAGAGACGCCCACCACACCGGCGTACCCTACGGAACCATAGACTCGACACGTCTCATACTCGAACTCGAACTCCACGACGGCGACCTAGTCTTGGGCGAGGGCAACGTCCAGACCGCAGAGGCACTTCTCATAGCGCGGTCTCTGATGCATCCTACTGTCTACAGCCACCACGTCGCGCGTATCTCGAAGGCGATGCTCAAACGTGCGACACGGCGTCTCGTCGAGACGACGGATCTCACGGGTGACGACGTGAGACGTATGGACGACCACCAACTCGTAGTCTCCCTCCGACAGAGTCCCGAGACAGCCGACCTCGGGAGACGGATAGTTGAGAGACGTCTCTACAAACGCGCCGTCTGGGAGCCGTATCAGAGACTCCCCAACTCGGTCGAGGACGGCGCGTCGGTTAGGGATTTCGAGGACGAGATAGGCAGTGAGGCAGGCGTCGACCCCCGACGTATAATACTCGACGTCTCGCCGCCTCCCGAGATAGACGAGACTTCGGCGTCTGTCTTAGTCGACGGCGACAAAAAGACCATAGACGAAGCCTCACGTCTCGTCGGCGATCTACGTGCGTCTCTCGTTGACCAGTGGAAGTACGGTGTCTACTGTCCCCAGGAAGACATCGAAGACGTAGCCTCTGCCTTCGAGTCTCTCTGTGTCTAG
- a CDS encoding MFS transporter, with the protein MKIDRLGYSYPHVVLGLAVLANFSQFGARVVVSPLVPDIIADFGVSKSEVGLVLTGIWGVYALLQFPSGILADRVGEKRVITASLALVTVGSGVLYLSPSFVTFAVFALFLGAGAGLYFSVGTSLLTKIFGASERGQALGVHSTGGPLAGVVAPVVGAYVAARYGWRTALLFGGVVALPVLVGFVYTVRPVSDLETEKDGSDDKPGLIETVVSLVSRPRLVYTTLLGVSLSFAWQSFSSFFPTFVVEEMGTTKQTASLYFGAVFLLTAVFLPVMGRLSDSLGRDRLLGFSFVSMSTGILLFVVGETTLAVYAGILFLGAGMSWGGVLQSRAMDIISDSERGTGFGLVRTVYMLIGATGSAVTGTVAEFAGWGFSWGIVVGLLLVALVSLALNTTLDLGL; encoded by the coding sequence GTGAAGATCGACAGACTCGGCTACAGCTACCCACACGTAGTCCTCGGACTCGCTGTTCTCGCCAACTTCAGCCAGTTTGGTGCGAGAGTAGTCGTAAGTCCCCTCGTTCCCGACATCATCGCTGACTTCGGCGTCTCGAAGTCGGAGGTCGGCTTAGTCCTCACCGGAATCTGGGGTGTCTACGCCCTCTTACAGTTCCCGAGCGGTATTCTAGCCGACAGAGTCGGCGAGAAGAGGGTGATAACCGCCTCACTCGCCCTCGTCACAGTCGGAAGCGGAGTCCTGTATCTCTCTCCCAGCTTCGTCACGTTCGCAGTCTTCGCTCTCTTCCTCGGTGCTGGCGCGGGACTCTACTTCTCGGTGGGGACGTCTCTCCTAACGAAGATATTCGGTGCGTCCGAACGCGGGCAGGCACTCGGGGTACATTCGACGGGAGGACCCCTAGCCGGAGTCGTGGCTCCTGTCGTAGGAGCCTACGTCGCGGCGCGGTACGGCTGGAGGACGGCACTCCTCTTTGGAGGCGTCGTAGCCCTCCCCGTCTTAGTCGGCTTCGTCTATACGGTCAGACCTGTCTCAGATTTGGAGACGGAGAAAGACGGCTCCGACGACAAACCCGGTCTGATCGAAACCGTGGTTAGCCTAGTCTCACGTCCGAGACTCGTCTACACGACCCTACTCGGCGTCTCACTCTCGTTCGCGTGGCAGTCTTTCTCGTCGTTCTTCCCCACCTTCGTCGTCGAGGAGATGGGCACCACCAAGCAGACGGCGAGTCTCTACTTCGGAGCCGTCTTTCTCCTGACTGCCGTCTTCCTTCCCGTGATGGGAAGACTCTCTGACTCGCTCGGACGTGATAGACTCCTCGGCTTCTCGTTCGTGAGTATGTCCACGGGTATTCTCCTCTTCGTCGTCGGCGAGACCACCCTCGCGGTCTATGCCGGGATTCTCTTCTTAGGCGCGGGAATGAGCTGGGGAGGCGTTTTACAGTCGCGCGCTATGGACATCATCTCTGACTCCGAGAGAGGCACGGGATTTGGTCTCGTGCGTACAGTCTACATGCTGATCGGAGCCACCGGAAGCGCGGTCACGGGCACCGTAGCCGAGTTCGCGGGATGGGGGTTCTCTTGGGGTATCGTTGTGGGTCTGCTTCTCGTCGCTCTCGTTAGCCTAGCTCTGAACACGACTCTCGACCTCGGACTTTAG
- a CDS encoding UPF0146 family protein yields the protein MERIAEFIESKYTGKVVEVGVGRQTEVAEYLGSCDGIEVTVTDIDTEAGEKVPEKIEFVADDVTDPDMRVYDGASVIYSVRPPYELHSALKEIAEAVGTDLLVVPLADETPRHGFELLNYEGVVIYRYSS from the coding sequence ATGGAAAGGATAGCCGAGTTCATAGAGTCGAAGTACACCGGAAAGGTCGTCGAGGTCGGAGTCGGAAGACAGACCGAAGTCGCCGAGTATCTCGGCTCATGTGACGGTATCGAGGTCACGGTCACCGACATAGACACCGAAGCCGGGGAGAAAGTACCCGAGAAGATCGAATTCGTCGCCGACGACGTCACAGACCCCGATATGAGAGTCTACGACGGCGCGTCGGTGATCTACTCGGTAAGACCGCCCTACGAGTTACATTCGGCACTAAAGGAGATCGCCGAGGCAGTCGGGACGGATCTCCTCGTAGTTCCGCTAGCCGACGAGACTCCGCGCCACGGCTTCGAACTCCTAAACTACGAGGGCGTAGTTATCTACCGGTACAGTTCTTAG
- a CDS encoding archaemetzincin family Zn-dependent metalloprotease: protein MRIDVVPVGSVETDLLEESRDVLEHIYGTDVVLRSSVSIPPDAYDERHEQYHAEDFIDIATSAGNGDKNIALTPVDIYYRRRNYVFGLAYLDGKGCVVSTNRLRMTADGGELEKPKQTGIVEDRVRTEVVHEIGHTLGLQHCDDETCVMSFSPTVREVDSKFERPCPTCDAKL, encoded by the coding sequence ATGCGAATCGACGTTGTTCCCGTGGGGAGCGTCGAGACGGATCTCCTGGAGGAGTCGCGCGATGTTCTCGAACATATATATGGAACTGACGTGGTTCTGAGATCGTCTGTCTCGATACCGCCCGACGCCTATGACGAGAGACACGAACAGTACCACGCCGAGGACTTCATAGACATAGCCACTTCCGCGGGTAACGGAGACAAGAACATAGCTCTCACTCCCGTAGACATATACTACAGACGCCGGAACTACGTCTTCGGTCTCGCCTACCTCGACGGAAAGGGCTGTGTCGTCTCGACCAACCGTCTCAGAATGACTGCGGACGGCGGTGAGCTTGAGAAGCCGAAACAGACAGGTATAGTCGAGGACCGTGTCAGAACAGAGGTCGTACACGAGATAGGACACACGCTGGGTCTCCAGCACTGTGACGACGAGACGTGTGTCATGAGTTTCTCGCCCACAGTACGTGAGGTCGACTCGAAGTTCGAGAGACCTTGTCCGACGTGTGACGCGAAGCTGTGA
- a CDS encoding cell surface protein gives MSKIEIDIPEHHEMQITQLIDEGEYIDRQEAVEDLIAIGLRTLKTTGGSGAGEDEFGEYEDTMGGEDEYLF, from the coding sequence ATGAGCAAGATCGAGATAGATATACCGGAACACCACGAGATGCAGATTACACAGCTTATAGACGAGGGAGAGTACATAGACCGACAGGAGGCGGTCGAAGACCTCATAGCCATAGGACTCCGTACTCTCAAGACGACGGGTGGCTCGGGAGCCGGAGAGGACGAGTTCGGCGAGTACGAGGACACTATGGGCGGAGAGGACGAGTACCTCTTCTAG
- a CDS encoding site-2 protease family protein: MDSETPITSQNPRQPSVSHPSDDPDRDDLLTQVGRVFDVYEVRQLEDGYKFYGDPLVDTETLYKTLYTRFRDLGYSLELDTEYGENVVIAEEPDDSFPWTNLVLALATFVTTLVAGSLWYSANPVENPASVLRGLPFALSVMTVLGAHEFGHYLMSRYHGVDATLPYFIPFPSIIGTMGAVIRVKGVIPDRKALFDIGVAGPLLGLVATLGVTAVGLTLHPVTNTVPVQLHYPPLYDLIKSFVPTSPALDQPEVIPNPVVIGGWVGMFVTFLNLIPAGQLDGGHILKSVLGDASRFVSRAVPVVLFGLGAYVEYVRGLPGTVWFVWGVFSLLVTVAGGARLIDDSGRVGWKRTALAVVVFALGLLSFTPVPVTLP; the protein is encoded by the coding sequence ATGGACTCCGAGACACCGATCACGTCTCAGAACCCGAGGCAACCGTCCGTTTCTCACCCGTCGGACGACCCCGACCGTGACGACCTCCTCACCCAAGTCGGACGTGTCTTCGATGTCTACGAGGTACGTCAGCTCGAAGACGGATACAAGTTCTACGGAGATCCTCTCGTCGACACCGAGACGCTCTACAAGACTCTTTATACGCGTTTCAGAGACCTAGGATACAGCCTCGAACTAGACACCGAGTACGGCGAGAACGTCGTAATCGCCGAGGAGCCCGACGACTCCTTTCCGTGGACTAATCTCGTTCTAGCTCTCGCCACCTTCGTCACGACCCTCGTAGCCGGGAGCCTCTGGTACTCCGCCAACCCGGTCGAGAACCCCGCGTCCGTACTCCGCGGACTCCCCTTCGCTCTGAGCGTAATGACTGTTCTCGGAGCCCACGAGTTCGGACATTACCTGATGTCGAGGTACCACGGCGTCGACGCTACACTTCCCTACTTCATACCCTTCCCGTCTATAATAGGAACCATGGGTGCGGTGATACGTGTCAAGGGAGTCATCCCCGACCGTAAGGCTCTCTTCGACATAGGAGTCGCAGGTCCTCTACTCGGTCTCGTCGCCACGCTCGGCGTGACTGCGGTGGGTCTGACACTCCATCCCGTCACCAACACGGTTCCCGTACAGCTCCATTATCCGCCACTCTACGACCTCATAAAGTCGTTCGTACCGACATCGCCCGCTCTTGACCAGCCCGAGGTCATACCCAATCCCGTCGTGATAGGCGGCTGGGTGGGTATGTTCGTGACCTTTCTCAACCTCATACCCGCTGGACAGCTTGACGGCGGACATATACTCAAGTCGGTTCTCGGGGACGCGTCACGTTTCGTCTCACGTGCCGTCCCCGTCGTCCTCTTCGGACTCGGGGCGTACGTCGAGTACGTCAGGGGACTACCCGGTACTGTCTGGTTCGTCTGGGGGGTCTTTTCGCTCCTCGTCACAGTTGCTGGAGGCGCGCGTCTCATAGACGACTCGGGTAGAGTAGGCTGGAAGAGGACGGCTTTAGCAGTCGTCGTCTTCGCCCTGGGTCTTCTGTCGTTCACGCCGGTTCCCGTGACACTTCCGTAG
- a CDS encoding acyl-CoA carboxylase subunit beta: MSIDDKIEELRERREESRLGGGEERIEKQHDKGKMTAHERIEYFLDEDSFVEIDPFVEHDCTNFEMEDKKFPGDAVVVGYGEVDGRKVFVFAHDFTVLGGSVSKVVADKINKIMDKAIENGVPVIGLNDSAGARIQEGITSLVGFAQLFRRNTKASGVVPQISAIMGPCAGGSVYSPALTDFIFMTKETSHMFITGPDVIETVTGEQVTFEELGGANAHTSKSGVAHFAYDTEEEVLDGIRELLSYIPLNNMEDPPEVEPDDDPDRQDDSLNNVVPDEPKKPYDMTNAIEGVMDEGSFFEVHGSYAQNIVVGFARLDGRPVGVVANQPRVNAGTLDIEASEKGARFVRFCDAFNIPIVTFVDVPGFMPGTDQEHNGIINRGAKLIYAYAEATVPLLTVMTRKAYGGAYIVMASKYLGADVNYAWPTAEAAVMGPRGAVNILNSDELEEAENTEERRQELIDEYRETFANPYRAAEDGYIDDIIEPKKTRPRLINDLELLESKRKENPPKKHGNIPL, translated from the coding sequence ATGAGTATCGACGACAAGATAGAAGAACTCCGCGAGAGGAGAGAAGAGTCGAGGCTCGGAGGAGGCGAGGAGAGGATAGAGAAACAACACGACAAGGGCAAGATGACAGCCCACGAGAGGATAGAGTACTTCCTCGACGAGGACTCCTTCGTCGAGATAGACCCGTTCGTCGAACACGACTGTACCAACTTCGAGATGGAGGACAAGAAGTTCCCCGGAGACGCCGTCGTGGTCGGATACGGCGAGGTCGACGGAAGGAAGGTCTTCGTCTTTGCCCACGACTTCACCGTCTTAGGCGGGTCGGTGAGCAAGGTCGTCGCCGACAAGATAAACAAGATAATGGACAAGGCGATAGAGAACGGCGTCCCCGTCATAGGTCTCAACGACTCGGCGGGTGCGAGGATACAGGAGGGAATCACCTCACTCGTCGGCTTCGCACAGCTCTTCCGTCGTAACACGAAGGCGAGCGGAGTCGTGCCCCAGATCTCGGCGATAATGGGACCGTGTGCGGGAGGCTCCGTCTACTCGCCCGCCCTCACCGACTTCATCTTCATGACGAAGGAGACGTCCCATATGTTCATCACGGGACCCGACGTCATAGAGACAGTCACGGGAGAACAGGTCACATTCGAGGAGCTCGGTGGGGCGAACGCTCACACATCGAAGAGCGGCGTCGCACATTTCGCATACGACACCGAGGAGGAGGTTCTTGACGGAATACGTGAGCTTCTCTCGTACATCCCTCTCAACAACATGGAGGACCCACCCGAGGTCGAACCTGACGACGATCCCGACAGACAGGACGACTCTCTCAACAACGTCGTCCCCGACGAGCCCAAGAAGCCCTACGACATGACAAACGCGATAGAGGGAGTCATGGACGAGGGATCGTTCTTCGAGGTTCACGGCTCGTACGCTCAGAACATCGTCGTCGGGTTCGCGCGTCTCGACGGAAGACCCGTCGGAGTCGTCGCCAACCAGCCACGTGTCAACGCCGGAACACTCGACATAGAGGCGAGCGAGAAGGGAGCGCGTTTCGTGCGTTTCTGTGACGCCTTCAACATACCCATCGTGACATTCGTCGATGTCCCGGGATTCATGCCCGGAACCGACCAGGAGCACAACGGTATAATCAACAGGGGCGCGAAGCTGATATACGCCTACGCAGAGGCGACAGTTCCTCTCCTCACAGTGATGACGAGAAAGGCTTACGGAGGAGCCTACATCGTGATGGCTTCGAAGTACCTCGGAGCCGACGTCAACTACGCCTGGCCCACTGCCGAGGCGGCTGTGATGGGACCGAGAGGCGCGGTCAATATACTCAACTCCGACGAGCTTGAGGAGGCTGAGAACACAGAGGAGAGGAGACAGGAGCTCATAGACGAGTACAGGGAGACCTTCGCCAACCCTTACAGGGCTGCTGAGGACGGCTACATAGACGACATCATAGAGCCCAAGAAGACACGTCCGCGTCTCATAAACGACCTCGAACTCCTCGAGTCGAAGAGAAAGGAGAATCCCCCCAAGAAACACGGCAACATCCCGCTATAA